The sequence tccataCCCTCCCAGCTCGCTCGTCATCACAAAACTAAACCGCGCGCGCGAACGCACACCAACGCATCGATCCCGTTTGAATTGCGCGCGAAAGAGCTTAAATTaagaggatgaggagaaggTGTCGAAGATGGTGGTGTGGAGCGGGTCGCTGAGGTGGGTGGCCCAGTTGTTGAGGGGCCCcttgccggtggcggcggcctgcACGGCGAAGCCGAGGAAGGCGACCATGGCGAGGCGGGCGTGCTTGATCTCCGCCAGCTGCAGCCGCTCCTTCTTCTCCGGGTCCGACGCCAACCCGAGCGGGTCGAAGTAGGACCCCCCCGGGTACAGCCTCTTCTCCGGGTCCAGCTCCGCGTTGCGCTGGAACTCGATGTAGCCGATGACGAGCACCTCGATCCAGATCAGCGTCGAGATCGAGAACGGCAGCGGCTGCCCCAGGTACGACGACCCATCCACCAGCTCCACCTGAAAAACACCATCGGACCATTCCTACGTCAGTGTCATCGTCCTcgtccgcggcgccggcgacacgtAGTAACCAGGTTTTAAATCTTCAGCTATAGCTATTTGAAAAAAGGTGTAGCAATTTGTTCTCATGTACAATTTAGTCATAGCTGCCGCTATTTTGAGAGGCTAAACGCTAAATGTTTTAGCCCGCTAGCTATTTGAAACAGTGGTAGTGAGAAACGCAAACGCCCAGAGATTTTTCGGCTATCCCCACGGGCTAGACGACCTGAGTTTGAAGCCTTActctttctaattatttgatatattaggtcattttttaatatttgctttttaaaaaaaatgctggtAGTAATGTATGGGGGAGTATCGTGTACCTTGCCGGCGTCTTGCCAGGTGACGCCGGTGAGCCACTCGACGGAGAGGGCGCCGAGGGTGGCGAGCATGGCCCAGCGGCCGTGGATGAGCTCGCACTCGCGGAAGCGCTGGAGGCCGAACACCTCGGTGTAGGGCTGGAACGGGGTGGACTTCACCTCGCCGGTCTCGAACCGGGTGCCGATGATCTCGCCGGCGTTGTTCTTGGCCAGGTTCTGGTCCAGCGAGTCCAGCTCGAACTGCAGGTACTCCGCCGGCTTCCCGAGGCCGAACGGGTCGAAGCCGTAGTCGCCGACGAGCGACCCGTCCAGGTAGtccggcgccaccgcgccgggGAACCACAGCGGCCTGtccgtcgtcggcgccgacggcctcgccgccttcttcgccgccgccttcttcccgcCGCCGAACCCGAACCTCGCCACGATCCTCCCGCTCTGCGGCGCCGGGTCCGCCAGCCTCGTCCCCAGGaacgtgctcgccgccgctgccaccgacgaCGCCATGGCtgctcctctccttcttctccttcttcgagaatgtgtgggtggtggtgagGGGGGGTTCGCCATTGGGGTACAAATAGGGTGGCTTATAACAAATTCGCGGTGTTATCTCCGCGTGGCAGATCGGACGGTGCAGAAGGGGGCTGTGATCTATCTGACGGCCACGGTTGGCTCTGCCTTATCCGGGCCTTATCTGTATGGCCCTATGGATGGGGAGGTTTACCATGGGGGTTGGTGACACGTGGAGGGCTGGGATTGGGTGATGGGGGTTTTGGAATGCTTTGTGATTTGTGGTCTTCAGGGTGGATGGGCCCCAAAATATCGGGCGAAAATAAATCTTTTGGCTGTTTTGCA is a genomic window of Oryza glaberrima chromosome 7, OglaRS2, whole genome shotgun sequence containing:
- the LOC127779709 gene encoding chlorophyll a-b binding protein CP29.1, chloroplastic-like, with product MASSVAAAASTFLGTRLADPAPQSGRIVARFGFGGGKKAAAKKAARPSAPTTDRPLWFPGAVAPDYLDGSLVGDYGFDPFGLGKPAEYLQFELDSLDQNLAKNNAGEIIGTRFETGEVKSTPFQPYTEVFGLQRFRECELIHGRWAMLATLGALSVEWLTGVTWQDAGKVELVDGSSYLGQPLPFSISTLIWIEVLVIGYIEFQRNAELDPEKRLYPGGSYFDPLGLASDPEKKERLQLAEIKHARLAMVAFLGFAVQAAATGKGPLNNWATHLSDPLHTTIFDTFSSSS